AATAATGACTAAAAAACTTAGTGGTATCGCAGCCAGCAATGGTGTTGCTATTGCTAAGGCTTATAAATTAGTTGATCCTGATCTGTCTTTTGACAACAAATCAATTACTGATGTTGATGCAGAAAAGGGCCGCTTAAATGCGGCCTTTCGTGCATCTATTGATGATTTAACTAAGATTAAAGCCAAAGCAGCTGAAAACTTGGGCGCAGAAGAAGCTGAAGTTTTCGAAGCACACATTACAATCCTTTCAGATCCTGAAATGATTTCATCAATGGAACAACAAATTGAAAATGACAAAGTTAATGCTGAAACGGCATTGAAGTCAGTTACAGATATGTTTATTGGCATGTTTGAAGCAATGACAGATAATACCTACATGCAAGAACGTGCAGCAGATATCCGCGACGTTACGAAGCGTGTACTTTCACACTTGCTTGGTGTAACTTTGCCAAACCCTGCTTTGATTGACGAAGAAGTTGTGATTGTATCAAAGGATTTAACACCTTCAGATACTGCCCAACTTGATCGTAAATTTGTTAAGGGATTTGTTACTGATTTGGGTGGTCGGACTTCACACTCATCAATTATGGCCCGTACTTTGGAAATTCCAGCTGTGGTTGGTTCTGAAGTTGCAACTTCAGAAATTGAAGAAGGCACAGTTGTGATTGTTGATGGTTTACATGGTGATTTCATCATTGACCCAACTGAAGACGAAATTGCTACTTACACTAAAATGGGTGCAGAATATGCTGACCAAAAAGCTGAATGGGCTAAGTTGAAAGACGAAAAGACTTTGTCAGCTGATGGTGTTGAATTCATGACTGCAGCTAACATCGGTACACCAAAAGACCTTGATGGTGTTTTGGAAAACGGTGCTGAAGGAATTGGTTTATACCGGACTGAATTCTTATACATGGATTCTGCCGAAATGCCAACTGAAGATGACCAATTTGCAGCTTACAAGGCTGTCCTTGAAGGTATGAACGGTAAGACTGTTACCGTTCGTACTATGGACATTGGTGGTGATAAGGATCTTCCTTACATGCCATTGCCTAAGGAAGAAAACCCATTCTTGGGTTACCGTGCTTTGCGGATTTCATTGGATCGGACTGAAATGTTCCGGACCCAACTTCGCGCATTGCTCCGTGCATCAGCATACGGTAAGCTATGGATTATGTTCCCAATGGTTGCGACTTTGCCTGAATTCCGTGCAGCAAAGGAAATCTTCGAAGACGAAAAGTCTAAGTTGATTGCGGCTGGCGTAGAAGTTGCCGATGGTATCAAGCTCGGAATTATGATTGAAATCCCTGCAGCAGCAATGCTTTCAGATAAGTTTGCTAAAGAAGTTGATTTCTTCTCAATTGGTTCTAATGACTTGATTCAATACACAATGGCTGCCGATCGTGGTAACGAAAAGGTTTCATACCTTTACCAACCATATAACCCATCAATTTTGCGTCTTATTAAGATGACCATTGATAACGCCCACAAAGAAGGTAAGTTTGTTGCCGTATGTGGTGAAATGGGTGGTGATCCAATTGCCGTGCCATTGCTCATGGGACTTGGTTTAGACGAATTCTCAATGAGTGCTACTTCAATCTTGCAAGCTCGTTCATTGATGAAGAAGCTTACAACTACTGAAGTTAAGGAACTTGCCCTTAAGGCGATTGACCTTGAAACTAACGATGAAGTTAAGGCGTTAGTTGAAGCAACTGTTGCTGGTAAGTAAGATAGTAAAAACAAAGGTGGATGACAATTTGTTATCCACTTTTTTTGACCATTTTTACACTGTACGATAGTTATGTAGATTGTCTAAAATGATTTTGTTTTTGATGTGGAACATTCATCCTACATATTAACGCGGGTACTAGAGAAACAAACCGAAGTGCCGTATAGTGGCTAATATAAGAGACTCAGTATGACAGCAAAGGATATTGCGCACGCACTATTAGGAAGTGGGGAAAATCACATATTACATTTACCTAATATCCATGGTCGCCACTAGCTAAGTGTGATATGATTTTGTATGTCAAAATTATTACAAAGTCAGATTTTGTGTTAGAATAATTCAATGTTACGTCAAAATATCGGCGTACAATAAAGTAAAAGAGACAAGGAGGAACTTCGGATGAACATTGGTTTATTTACAGATACATACTATCCCCAAGTGAGTGGTGTTGCGACGTCAATTTTAACGTTGCGTGAAACACTGGAAGCTCAAGGGCATCAAGTATATATCTTTACCTCAACTGATCCAAAAGTTGCCAAAAATGTCTATGAAAGAAATATTTTCCGTTTTCCTAGTTTTCCGTTTACCGGTTTTCCTGATCGCCGTTTAGCATATAGTGGTGCTTTACACGCTGTTCAGATTGCTAAGGAACTCGATTTAGACATCGTGCATACGCAAACTGAATTTTCGATGGGGATGATTGGGAAGTTTGTCGCTTTCACCTTGAAGATTCCAGCAATTCATACATACCACACTATGTATCAAGATTATTTACACTACGTGGCCAATGGTAAGTTAATTAAGCCTGGAACGGTGAAAACCGCTATTCGTAATTATTTAAAAAATATGGAAGGGGTGGTCGCACCATCCCAACTGGTCTTAGATACAATGCTTGAGTATGGGGTGACCGCGCCGGTCCGTGTAATTCCGACAGGGGTGAATGTACATTCTGAGGTGACTACTGAAGATGTCGCCCAACTGCGGACACAGTTTGGCTTTGAAACCGATACTCCGGTGGCACTTTCGTTAGGACGCTTAGCATTTGAAAAGAATATTGAAGATACCATTAATGCATTCAGTAAAATTGTTGACACGATTCCAGCAGCCAAATTATTGATTGCTGGAGATGGTCCGGCCCGTGAAAGCTTAGAAAAACGCGTGACGGATTTGCACTTGGAAAAAAGTATCATCTTTACTGGAATGATTGATCACAGTGAAGTCCCTAAGTATTACGCGATGGCCGACGTGTTTGTTTCTTCATCAGATTCTGAATCGCAAGGATTAACCTATTTGGAAGCGCTAGTCCAACATACACCAATCGTTGTCATGGACAGTCCATATGTCGAGTGGTTAATTAGTGATCCGAGCATTGGGATTAGTTTGAATACAGTAGAAGACTTAGGTGAAGCACTCACAACATACTTAAACAAAACTGCAGCAGTGGGTGATGTTACAAAGCGTGATATTAAGATTGAAGAAGTTAGTGCAGAACACTTTGGTAACGAGATGCTGGATTTTTATCAAACAGTTATCAATGATTACAATGCAAATGAAGAACAAACTGGTGATTCCCTTTTTGGCACAATCAGTAACCCGTTCAAGCGTTGGCATGAGTAGCGGGGTAATAAGAAAAAATGAATAGAAAAAATCGGATTGTGCTAGTCCTGATGCTATTGATTGGTGTCGGAATTTTCGCCTTTTCAATGCGCAATGTTAATCTAGAAGATATGTTACATGATATTGTTACAATTAAGCTTGGTTGGTTATTGCTAGCACTACTTTGTATTGTGTTGTATTTATTAATCGAAGCAATTATTGTGAAAGTATTTGTCGGTAATCGTGTTGAAGGATTCACGTTCCGTAATGCAGTGCGAATCCCACTGGTTGAACAACTCGGGAACGGAATCACGCCTTTTGCGAGTGGAGGGCAACCGTTTCAATTGGTTGCGATGATGCAAGCCGGTGTAGAACCAGGGTATGCCAGTGCCGTACTATTGATGAAGTTTATCGTGTACCAGTTTGTAATTGTCCTAAATTTCTTCATGGCACTGATTTATGGCTCCCATTTTATGGCTGATAAAGTCCACATTATGAAGTATTTGATGGTATTTGGATTTGCCATTCACTTTGCTG
This is a stretch of genomic DNA from Periweissella cryptocerci. It encodes these proteins:
- the ptsP gene encoding phosphoenolpyruvate--protein phosphotransferase; amino-acid sequence: MTKKLSGIAASNGVAIAKAYKLVDPDLSFDNKSITDVDAEKGRLNAAFRASIDDLTKIKAKAAENLGAEEAEVFEAHITILSDPEMISSMEQQIENDKVNAETALKSVTDMFIGMFEAMTDNTYMQERAADIRDVTKRVLSHLLGVTLPNPALIDEEVVIVSKDLTPSDTAQLDRKFVKGFVTDLGGRTSHSSIMARTLEIPAVVGSEVATSEIEEGTVVIVDGLHGDFIIDPTEDEIATYTKMGAEYADQKAEWAKLKDEKTLSADGVEFMTAANIGTPKDLDGVLENGAEGIGLYRTEFLYMDSAEMPTEDDQFAAYKAVLEGMNGKTVTVRTMDIGGDKDLPYMPLPKEENPFLGYRALRISLDRTEMFRTQLRALLRASAYGKLWIMFPMVATLPEFRAAKEIFEDEKSKLIAAGVEVADGIKLGIMIEIPAAAMLSDKFAKEVDFFSIGSNDLIQYTMAADRGNEKVSYLYQPYNPSILRLIKMTIDNAHKEGKFVAVCGEMGGDPIAVPLLMGLGLDEFSMSATSILQARSLMKKLTTTEVKELALKAIDLETNDEVKALVEATVAGK
- a CDS encoding glycosyltransferase, which gives rise to MNIGLFTDTYYPQVSGVATSILTLRETLEAQGHQVYIFTSTDPKVAKNVYERNIFRFPSFPFTGFPDRRLAYSGALHAVQIAKELDLDIVHTQTEFSMGMIGKFVAFTLKIPAIHTYHTMYQDYLHYVANGKLIKPGTVKTAIRNYLKNMEGVVAPSQLVLDTMLEYGVTAPVRVIPTGVNVHSEVTTEDVAQLRTQFGFETDTPVALSLGRLAFEKNIEDTINAFSKIVDTIPAAKLLIAGDGPARESLEKRVTDLHLEKSIIFTGMIDHSEVPKYYAMADVFVSSSDSESQGLTYLEALVQHTPIVVMDSPYVEWLISDPSIGISLNTVEDLGEALTTYLNKTAAVGDVTKRDIKIEEVSAEHFGNEMLDFYQTVINDYNANEEQTGDSLFGTISNPFKRWHE